A stretch of the Notamacropus eugenii isolate mMacEug1 chromosome 2, mMacEug1.pri_v2, whole genome shotgun sequence genome encodes the following:
- the NGF gene encoding beta-nerve growth factor produces MSMLFYALITAFLIGIQATSQTEDNGTTGHSIPQPHRTKPQHDPDTAHHTTRSGPAGTVDSKAAGQTLNVTVDPKIFKKRRLRSPRVLFSTQPPPVIADAQDLDFADDSAPLNRTHRGKRSAHPVFHRGEFSVCDSVSVWVGDKNTATDIKGKEVTVLAEVNINNNVFKQYFFETKCRDPKPVSSGCRGIDSKHWNSYCTTTHTFVKALTMEGKQAAWRFIRIDTACVCVLSRKTGRP; encoded by the coding sequence ATGTCCATGTTGTTCTACGCTCTGATCACAGCTTTTTTGATCGGCATACAGGCAACATCCCAGACGGAAGACAATGGTACAACAGGGCACTCCATCCCCCAACCCCACCGGACTAAGCCCCAACATGACCCAGACACAGCTCACCACACAACCCGCAGCGGCCCAGCTGGGACAGTAGATAGCAAGGCAGCCGGGCAGACTCTTAACGTCACTGTGGAccccaagatttttaaaaagaggcggTTGCGTTCACCCCGGGTGCTGTTTAGCACTCAGCCCCCACCCGTCATTGCGGATGCTCAGGACTTGGACTTTGCTGATGACTCTGCCCCCCTCAACCGGACTCACCGGGGCAAGCGGTCAGCCCACCCTGTCTTCCACCGGGGTGAGTTCTCGGTGTGCGACAGCGTTAGCGTGTGGGTTGGGGACAAGAACACCGCGACTGACATCAAGGGCAAGGAGGTGACGGTGCTCGCGGAGGTCAACATCAATAACAACGTCTTCAAACAGTATTTTTTTGAGACAAAGTGCAGGGACCCCAAACCCGTTTCCAGCGGGTGTCGAGGCATTGACTCCAAGCACTGGAACTCCTACTGTACCACCACGCACACCTTTGTCAAGGCCCTGACCATGGAGGGCAAGCAGGCGGCTTGGCGTTTCATCCGGATCGACACtgcctgtgtgtgtgttctcAGCAGGAAGACTGGGAGACCCTGA